In one Hypanus sabinus isolate sHypSab1 chromosome 11, sHypSab1.hap1, whole genome shotgun sequence genomic region, the following are encoded:
- the LOC132401615 gene encoding tumor necrosis factor ligand superfamily member 6-like, which produces MQQGYAYPQVFMVDGNPNLNPYVQAPVWTPPTLKKRRKCDCKTVGSILILNLVLLTLAWVALGTVYLIDLEKDIKEIKEDNRAKGPRAEKIIGVKNVTEPPRNLKAAAHLTGSYQNKGSNPLTWHDHLGNAFTRGVLYKDRGLIVNETGFFFIYSKIYFRAFKCELNKNLEHIMFKRTDRYHKDLILMETKKTSYCSSNDKDWATSSYQGGIAYLSKGESLYVNVSYPKLVDTDESKTFFGLYKL; this is translated from the exons ATGCAACAGGGCTATGCATATCCGCAAGTGTTCATGGTGGATGGAAATCCAAACCTCAATCCCTATGTGCAGGCACCAGTCTGGACTCCGCCCACCCTGAAGAAGAGGAGAAAGTGTGACTGCAAGACAGTGGGCTCCATCCTCATTCTGAACTTGGTTCTACTAACTCTGGCATGGGTTGCACTGGGGACGGTCTATTTAATTGACCTCGAAAAGGATATCAAAGAGATAAAAGAG GATAATAGAGCAAAGGGTCCACGTGCAGAGAAAATTATTG GAGTTAAAAATGTGACAGAACCACCCAGGaatctcaaagcagctgcacatcTAACAG GCTCTTATCAAAATAAAGGTTCCAACCCACTCACGTGGCATGACCATCTGGGCAATGCCTTTACCCGGGGTGTCCTATATAAAGACAGAGGTCTCATCGTCAATGAAACTGGATTTTTCTTCATATATTCTAAGATCTATTTCCGAGCATTTAAATGTGAACTAAACAAGAACTTAGAGCACATCATGTTCAAACGAACAGATCGCTATCACAAAGACTTGATTCTCatggaaacaaagaaaacaagctATTGTTCATCGAATGACAAAGACTGGGCCACAAGTAGTTACCAAGGAGGAATAGCATACCTTTCCAAAGGAGAGTCACTTTATGTTAATGTGTCATATCCCAAGTTAGTTGATACTGATGAGTCTAAAACTTTCTTTGGATTATATAAGCTTTAA